The Rhodospirillales bacterium genome has a window encoding:
- a CDS encoding DMT family transporter, whose product MVVLQAARMAPGVKGLLCMVAGCALVTFNDAILKWLTTDYPVGQIMFVRAIFVFPPILLLALNEGGLSNLRVRNVKGHAVRSGIVVCGMFLFVTAISLMPIADALAIAFAAPLLGTVLAVPMLGERVGWRRWSAVIVGLCGVVVALKPTGEGIALAALLPLGAAVTGALRDIVTRRLSVSDSSSSILMVTTVAVMLAGLVSSLAPVVGWHAVAWQAMTWEHIGLLAGAGVLLAGAQYLMIEAVRYAEIGLVAPFKYTSIVWAVILGYLVFDTVPDVWIVTGSTIVIASGLYILHRETTLNTAHRSVPDRPDSAPLDRPPR is encoded by the coding sequence ATGGTTGTTTTGCAAGCCGCGCGTATGGCGCCAGGCGTCAAGGGTCTTCTCTGCATGGTGGCCGGTTGCGCTCTGGTCACCTTCAACGACGCGATCCTGAAATGGCTGACCACGGATTATCCGGTGGGCCAGATCATGTTCGTGCGCGCGATCTTCGTGTTTCCGCCGATCCTGCTCCTGGCGCTCAACGAGGGGGGACTGTCGAACCTGCGCGTGCGCAATGTGAAGGGCCATGCCGTGCGATCCGGCATTGTGGTCTGCGGCATGTTCCTCTTCGTCACCGCGATCAGCCTGATGCCGATCGCCGATGCGCTCGCAATCGCCTTTGCCGCGCCGTTGCTGGGCACGGTGCTGGCCGTGCCGATGCTGGGCGAGCGGGTCGGCTGGCGGCGCTGGTCGGCTGTCATCGTCGGCTTGTGCGGCGTGGTCGTGGCTCTCAAGCCCACAGGCGAGGGGATCGCACTCGCCGCGCTGCTGCCACTCGGTGCGGCGGTGACCGGTGCCCTGCGCGACATCGTGACGCGCAGGCTGAGTGTTTCCGACAGTTCGTCGTCGATCCTCATGGTGACCACGGTTGCCGTCATGCTGGCAGGCCTCGTCTCGTCGCTCGCGCCCGTCGTGGGCTGGCACGCGGTCGCCTGGCAAGCCATGACCTGGGAGCACATCGGCCTCCTGGCCGGTGCGGGTGTCCTGCTGGCCGGCGCGCAGTACCTGATGATCGAGGCGGTGCGTTACGCCGAGATCGGGCTTGTCGCGCCGTTCAAGTACACCAGCATCGTCTGGGCCGTGATCCTGGGCTACCTCGTGTTCGACACCGTACCCGACGTCTGGATCGTCACCGGCTCGACCATTGTCATCGCCAGCGGCCTCTACATCCTGCATCGCGAAACGACCCTCAACACAGCGCACCGATCGGTCCCGGATCGGCCGGATTCCGCGCCGCTGGACCGGCCACCGCGTTGA
- a CDS encoding nitrile hydratase accessory protein encodes MNETTIQPPQAILDMLPDDGSGPVFKEPWQARIFALVSQMYMDGQYIWDDFKHLLIDEIQTNGADDGSDYYERWLAAAERLVTAKGMAQTAALAERKAHLADHPPHPTTSDSGPIAVDPARKS; translated from the coding sequence ATGAACGAAACCACGATCCAACCGCCCCAGGCGATCCTCGATATGCTGCCCGACGACGGCAGCGGTCCGGTGTTCAAGGAACCCTGGCAAGCCCGCATCTTTGCGCTGGTCTCGCAGATGTACATGGACGGGCAGTACATATGGGACGATTTCAAACACCTGCTGATCGACGAAATCCAGACCAACGGGGCCGACGACGGCAGCGACTACTACGAACGCTGGCTTGCCGCAGCGGAACGGCTGGTGACGGCCAAGGGCATGGCCCAAACGGCCGCCCTGGCCGAGCGCAAGGCGCATCTTGCGGACCATCCTCCGCACCCGACCACATCCGACTCCGGACCGATCGCCGTCGATCCCGCGCGCAAGTCCTGA
- a CDS encoding alpha-hydroxy-acid oxidizing protein, with translation MAPRTSMRTLTGIQRLIGDDAIAVSNHDGHQLDAVPTSISVLHVIREAVGPDACLPDVGGVCSALDEMWLIGLGLTSSCRDAPSSMPSPRGPFGWRSHAVDPQDRTAPEHDRSRLPPFIDA, from the coding sequence ATGGCCCCGCGCACGTCAATGCGTACGCTGACGGGTATACAGCGCCTGATCGGTGACGACGCGATCGCCGTCTCGAACCATGACGGTCACCAGCTCGATGCGGTGCCGACGTCCATATCCGTGTTGCACGTCATCCGCGAAGCGGTCGGCCCCGACGCCTGCCTGCCAGACGTCGGCGGCGTGTGTTCGGCGCTTGATGAAATGTGGCTGATCGGACTGGGGCTGACTTCGTCCTGCCGGGACGCGCCTTCGTCCATGCCGTCGCCGCGGGGGCCGTTCGGGTGGCGATCACATGCTGTCGATCCTCAAGACCGAACTGCGCCAGAACATGATCGAAGTCGGCTGCCGCCATTCATCGACGCCTGA
- a CDS encoding protein-L-isoaspartate O-methyltransferase → MVDFVKARKAMVDSQIRTVKVTDERILDALGDIPREVFLPEHLRSIAYVDEDLRIKCERYVTEPMVLARLLQTAEITASDAVLVVGCTTGYAVALVSHLAETVVGLDDDPEFVAHADRVLSDLGVDNGVVVEGELVEGYPRQAPYDVIIIEGRCGEVPDGITEQLADGGRLLTVVDDRGVGKAVVMRRGTGGAVGQRVLFDANVPPLRSFVREAAFQL, encoded by the coding sequence ATGGTCGATTTCGTCAAGGCCCGAAAGGCCATGGTGGACAGCCAGATACGGACCGTGAAGGTCACTGACGAGCGGATTCTCGATGCGCTGGGTGATATCCCGCGCGAGGTTTTTCTGCCCGAGCATCTGCGGTCGATTGCCTATGTCGATGAGGATCTCCGGATCAAGTGCGAACGTTATGTCACCGAGCCCATGGTGCTGGCCCGCCTTCTGCAGACGGCCGAGATCACGGCGAGCGACGCGGTCCTGGTTGTCGGCTGCACCACGGGTTACGCCGTTGCGCTGGTCTCGCACCTTGCCGAGACGGTCGTGGGGCTCGACGATGATCCCGAGTTTGTTGCCCATGCCGACCGTGTTTTGTCCGATCTCGGTGTCGACAACGGTGTCGTGGTGGAGGGCGAGCTTGTCGAGGGGTATCCCAGGCAGGCACCTTACGATGTGATCATCATCGAGGGGCGCTGTGGCGAGGTTCCCGACGGGATAACCGAACAGCTCGCTGACGGTGGTCGTCTCTTGACGGTCGTCGACGATCGCGGGGTCGGCAAGGCTGTCGTGATGCGCCGCGGCACCGGCGGTGCTGTCGGACAGCGCGTGTTGTTTGACGCCAATGTCCCACCTTTGCGGAGTTTCGTACGTGAAGCCGCATTTCAGCTTTAG
- a CDS encoding TolC family outer membrane protein produces MKPHFSFRTLAASSAFALLAGAATPSWAQGLEEVMALTYNSNPTLLAARAELRSVDEQISQALSGFRPTLSATGALAYERSETNLSPWESSNPNNYGLSLNQPLYQGGRTAAKVSQADNIIIAQRASLQNIEQQVLLDAVTSYMDVVLAREVVNLAVSNEQRLLRQLEATEDRFRVGEVTRTDVSQARARHAGAVADRIRAEGSLISENASFEETIGIAPTVLSRPGVLVGLPQDVDEAQHIAERESSVIRQALATELAARDGIDIQFADLLPHINLIASYQHLDDLSTTIADQDEFSIQVQLTVPLYQAGFESSQIREATQTAAQRRIQIDEARRQVEANVISSWQAFATALAEVDAFMAEVEANTIALEGTEREAQVGERTVLDILDAEQELFESQIRLVTAERDAVVASYALQATLGRLTADDLRLPVVIYDVEEYYDEARDAWWGYGGLTDD; encoded by the coding sequence GTGAAGCCGCATTTCAGCTTTAGAACCCTCGCCGCCAGTTCCGCCTTCGCGCTGCTGGCAGGCGCTGCGACGCCGTCCTGGGCCCAGGGCCTCGAGGAGGTGATGGCTCTGACCTACAACAGCAACCCGACGCTGTTGGCGGCGCGCGCCGAGCTCCGTTCGGTCGATGAGCAGATTTCGCAGGCACTGTCGGGTTTCAGGCCGACACTCTCGGCGACCGGTGCGTTAGCGTACGAACGCAGCGAGACGAACTTGTCGCCCTGGGAGTCTTCGAACCCGAACAACTATGGGCTCAGCCTGAACCAGCCGCTCTATCAGGGTGGCAGGACTGCCGCGAAAGTGTCACAGGCCGACAACATCATTATCGCCCAGCGGGCCAGCCTTCAGAACATCGAACAGCAGGTCCTGCTGGACGCGGTTACGAGCTACATGGACGTCGTGCTTGCACGCGAGGTGGTGAACCTTGCGGTCAGCAACGAACAGCGCCTGCTGCGCCAGCTTGAGGCGACCGAGGACCGGTTTCGTGTCGGTGAAGTGACCCGGACCGACGTTTCGCAGGCGCGCGCCCGGCATGCCGGCGCGGTTGCAGATCGAATCCGGGCGGAAGGCTCACTGATCAGCGAGAACGCGTCGTTCGAGGAGACGATCGGGATCGCGCCCACTGTGTTGTCGCGGCCGGGCGTTCTGGTCGGACTGCCGCAGGATGTCGATGAGGCGCAGCATATCGCCGAGCGCGAAAGTTCCGTGATCCGTCAGGCGCTGGCGACCGAGTTGGCTGCAAGGGACGGTATCGACATCCAGTTCGCCGATCTGCTGCCCCACATCAACCTGATTGCCAGCTATCAGCATCTTGATGATCTCAGCACGACGATCGCCGATCAGGACGAGTTTTCAATTCAGGTGCAACTGACGGTTCCGCTTTACCAGGCCGGATTCGAATCCTCCCAGATCCGTGAGGCGACCCAGACGGCGGCCCAGAGACGTATTCAGATCGATGAGGCACGGCGTCAGGTCGAAGCGAATGTCATCAGTTCGTGGCAGGCTTTCGCGACGGCTCTGGCCGAGGTCGACGCCTTCATGGCCGAGGTCGAGGCCAACACCATCGCCCTTGAGGGCACCGAGCGCGAGGCGCAGGTGGGCGAGCGCACCGTTCTGGACATCCTCGATGCCGAGCAGGAGCTGTTCGAGAGCCAGATCAGGCTGGTGACGGCCGAACGCGATGCCGTGGTCGCGAGCTACGCCCTGCAGGCCACGCTTGGGCGCCTGACCGCCGACGACCTTCGGCTCCCGGTCGTGATTTACGACGTCGAGGAGTATTACGACGAGGCCCGCGACGCGTGGTGGGGATACGGCGGTCTGACCGACGACTGA
- a CDS encoding DUF2497 domain-containing protein: MADSTNSQDPSMEDILASIRKIIDEDDSRGDTTVRDAQDDAAPDDDIVGLAEIADDEDAEPLDLAEVIEAEAEADVPEMPEAAEADPPEENDGEAAVPEAEEAAHITGTDVSHVPEDIGIAPVADAVPDNEKPLQEEKPMSDDGLMSEATRSSAAAALGSLARATERDPLEGVPQGRPIEQLVMEQLRPMLSQWLDENLPAIVERIVEREVRYLSRRLEGDDRN, from the coding sequence ATGGCAGATTCCACGAACAGTCAGGATCCCTCGATGGAGGACATCCTGGCGTCGATTCGCAAGATCATCGACGAGGACGATTCCAGGGGCGATACGACCGTTCGGGACGCGCAGGACGATGCTGCGCCCGACGATGACATCGTCGGCCTCGCCGAGATAGCCGATGACGAGGATGCCGAGCCGCTCGACTTGGCCGAAGTGATCGAAGCCGAAGCGGAAGCCGACGTGCCGGAAATGCCTGAGGCCGCTGAGGCGGATCCGCCGGAAGAGAACGATGGCGAGGCTGCGGTCCCCGAGGCCGAAGAAGCGGCCCACATCACCGGCACGGATGTGTCGCATGTTCCCGAGGACATCGGGATCGCACCGGTTGCCGACGCTGTGCCCGATAATGAGAAACCGCTCCAGGAGGAGAAACCCATGAGCGACGACGGTCTGATGTCGGAAGCCACGCGCAGTTCTGCCGCCGCCGCCCTTGGTTCGCTCGCCCGGGCGACCGAGCGCGATCCGCTTGAAGGCGTACCTCAAGGCCGGCCGATCGAGCAGCTTGTGATGGAACAGCTCAGGCCCATGCTGAGCCAATGGCTGGACGAGAATCTGCCGGCCATTGTCGAACGGATTGTCGAGCGTGAAGTACGCTACCTCTCGCGGCGGCTCGAGGGCGACGACAGGAACTGA
- a CDS encoding valine--tRNA ligase: MLEKTYDANGVEQNLYEDWDRDGSFSIGSRDNAQPYTIVIPPPNVTGSLHMGHALNNTLQDILIRHERMKGRDALWQPGMDHAGIATQMVVERQLAEQGLDRREMGREAFIDKVWTWKGESGGLIGRQLRRLGASADWSRERFTMDEGLSEAVIKVFVDLYEAGLIYKDKRLVNWDPRLLTAISDLEVQQQEVKGHLWHFRYPVEGEDGRFITVATTRPETMLGDTAVAVHPDDERYRDLVGKHAILPLVGRRIVIVADEYADPEQGSGAVKITPAHDFNDFEVGKRHNLEMINILDAEARINENAPAAYRGLDRFEARERIVADMEADGFLETIDEHLHQVPFGDRGGVPIEPWLTEQWYADARTLAEPAIRAVEEGKTCFVPENWTRTYYEWMRNIQPWCISRQLWWGHQIPAWYGPDGEVFVAHDEEAARLRAREHYGEDVPLERDPDVLDTWFSSALWPFSTLGWPEDTPELRRYYPTDVLVTGFDIIFFWVARMMMMGLHFMKEVPFHTVYIHALVRDEKGAKMSKSKGNIIDPLELIDEYGADALRFTLCAMAVPGRDIKLSKQRVEGYRNFGTKLWNAARYCEMNGCVADSTFDPSTCRETVNRWIASEMARLRIRLDVALAAYRFNDGAQAAYQAAWNVFCDWYLEFTKPILNSDDEAAAAETRAATGWALDQLLLMLHPIMPFITEELWRQLDGHRETRLIRAGWPTYGEEAIDVAASNEMDWIVRLISLIRTIRAEVNVPAGARIVALLKDGGAEAEARMARHRDLILRLARLESIDRANTTPAGSAQAVFDGATLILPLEDVIDIAAEVTRLKKAIGKADGEVAGLGKKLSNEKFLANAPDEVVEENRERLAAAEQSRDRLAEALARLEAA, encoded by the coding sequence ATGCTTGAAAAGACCTACGACGCCAACGGCGTCGAACAGAACCTTTATGAAGACTGGGACCGCGACGGCTCGTTCTCAATCGGCAGCCGTGACAACGCGCAGCCCTACACCATCGTCATTCCGCCGCCGAACGTCACCGGCAGCCTGCATATGGGCCATGCTCTCAACAACACGCTGCAGGACATCCTGATCCGCCACGAGCGCATGAAGGGGCGCGATGCGCTCTGGCAGCCGGGCATGGATCATGCCGGCATCGCGACGCAGATGGTGGTCGAGCGTCAGCTTGCCGAACAGGGTCTCGACCGGCGCGAAATGGGGCGGGAAGCCTTCATCGACAAGGTCTGGACCTGGAAGGGTGAGTCCGGCGGCCTGATCGGCCGGCAGCTTCGGCGCCTGGGTGCCTCGGCGGACTGGTCGCGCGAACGCTTCACCATGGACGAGGGCCTGAGTGAGGCCGTGATCAAGGTCTTCGTCGACCTCTACGAAGCCGGCCTTATCTACAAGGACAAACGCCTGGTCAACTGGGATCCCAGGCTGTTGACCGCGATCTCCGATCTGGAAGTCCAGCAGCAGGAGGTGAAGGGCCATCTCTGGCACTTCCGCTACCCCGTCGAGGGCGAAGACGGTCGTTTCATCACCGTCGCGACGACCCGGCCGGAGACGATGCTGGGCGATACTGCGGTGGCCGTGCACCCCGACGATGAGCGCTATCGCGACCTTGTCGGCAAACACGCCATTCTGCCGCTGGTCGGCCGCAGGATCGTGATCGTGGCTGATGAGTACGCTGACCCCGAACAGGGTTCCGGTGCGGTGAAGATCACGCCGGCGCACGATTTCAACGACTTCGAGGTCGGCAAGCGCCACAACCTCGAAATGATCAACATTCTGGATGCCGAAGCACGCATCAACGAGAACGCGCCCGCAGCCTACCGCGGCCTCGACCGTTTCGAGGCGCGCGAGCGTATCGTCGCCGACATGGAGGCCGACGGCTTTCTGGAGACGATCGACGAACATCTCCATCAGGTGCCGTTCGGGGACCGTGGCGGCGTGCCGATCGAGCCCTGGCTGACAGAGCAGTGGTATGCGGACGCCAGGACGCTGGCCGAACCTGCCATCAGGGCGGTCGAGGAGGGCAAGACCTGCTTCGTGCCAGAGAACTGGACCAGGACCTACTATGAGTGGATGCGCAACATTCAGCCCTGGTGCATCTCGCGCCAACTCTGGTGGGGCCACCAGATTCCCGCGTGGTACGGGCCCGACGGCGAGGTCTTTGTGGCGCATGACGAGGAGGCGGCACGGCTCAGGGCGCGCGAGCACTACGGCGAAGACGTTCCGCTGGAGCGTGACCCCGACGTGCTCGACACGTGGTTCTCGTCGGCGCTGTGGCCGTTCTCGACCCTCGGCTGGCCCGAGGACACTCCGGAACTGCGCCGCTATTACCCGACCGATGTGCTGGTCACGGGCTTCGATATCATCTTCTTCTGGGTCGCCCGCATGATGATGATGGGACTTCACTTCATGAAAGAGGTGCCGTTCCACACCGTCTACATCCATGCGCTGGTGCGGGACGAGAAGGGCGCCAAGATGTCGAAGTCCAAGGGGAACATCATCGATCCCCTGGAACTGATCGACGAGTACGGTGCCGACGCGCTGCGCTTCACGCTCTGCGCCATGGCGGTGCCCGGGCGTGACATCAAGCTCTCGAAGCAGCGTGTGGAGGGCTATCGCAACTTCGGAACCAAGCTCTGGAATGCGGCGCGTTACTGCGAGATGAACGGCTGCGTTGCCGACAGCACGTTCGACCCGTCAACCTGCAGGGAGACCGTGAACCGCTGGATCGCGAGCGAGATGGCGCGGCTCCGCATCCGTCTCGATGTGGCGCTTGCGGCCTATCGCTTCAACGACGGTGCGCAGGCGGCCTATCAGGCAGCCTGGAACGTGTTCTGCGACTGGTACCTCGAGTTCACCAAGCCGATCCTCAACAGTGACGACGAGGCGGCTGCGGCCGAGACTCGTGCGGCGACCGGTTGGGCTCTCGACCAGCTGCTGCTGATGCTGCATCCCATCATGCCCTTCATCACCGAGGAGCTGTGGCGTCAGCTGGACGGTCATCGCGAGACCAGGCTCATCCGCGCCGGTTGGCCCACCTATGGCGAGGAAGCGATCGACGTCGCAGCATCCAATGAGATGGACTGGATCGTCCGCCTGATCTCGCTGATCCGTACGATCCGCGCTGAGGTCAACGTGCCGGCCGGTGCCAGGATCGTGGCGTTGCTCAAGGACGGTGGCGCGGAGGCCGAGGCTCGCATGGCACGCCACCGGGACCTCATCCTGCGGCTGGCGCGTCTGGAGAGCATTGACCGCGCCAACACGACACCTGCGGGTTCGGCCCAAGCCGTGTTCGATGGTGCCACGCTCATCCTGCCGCTTGAAGACGTGATCGACATCGCGGCCGAGGTGACACGCTTGAAGAAGGCGATCGGCAAGGCCGACGGTGAGGTGGCCGGTCTCGGCAAGAAGCTCTCGAACGAGAAGTTCCTGGCCAATGCGCCCGACGAGGTCGTTGAGGAGAACCGGGAGCGTCTTGCTGCGGCGGAGCAGTCGCGCGACCGCTTGGCCGAGGCCCTGGCGCGGCTCGAGGCCGCCTGA
- a CDS encoding gamma-glutamyl-gamma-aminobutyrate hydrolase family protein (Members of this family of hydrolases with an active site Cys residue belong to MEROPS family C26.) gives MSSSILYVVHNQAWTDCRVAEVLRSRGHTIEFVCPAFGDTLPPVDGYTALVIGGSEDGHAARPDELQWVADEIAYIREAVDKGVPTYGICMGAQLLAAAYDGKIWGRPDELCELGFYQIDATEAGRDLFEGTSHFYEAHYEGIFRLPDNAVLLARGNQFPVQAFRIGDHAYGTQFHPDVALEKLTREFLENDPYIDFFGAQSVEEQLRLAAVYEDSIQAWTERFIDTWVGSACSEAEAA, from the coding sequence ATGTCATCAAGCATTCTTTACGTCGTTCACAACCAGGCTTGGACGGACTGTCGCGTGGCCGAAGTCCTGCGCTCGCGCGGCCATACGATCGAATTCGTCTGCCCGGCCTTCGGCGATACCTTGCCGCCGGTCGACGGCTACACCGCCCTGGTGATCGGCGGCAGCGAGGACGGCCATGCTGCCCGGCCCGACGAACTGCAGTGGGTCGCCGACGAGATCGCCTACATCCGTGAGGCTGTCGACAAGGGTGTGCCGACCTATGGAATCTGCATGGGCGCGCAGCTCCTGGCCGCGGCCTACGACGGCAAGATCTGGGGCCGTCCTGACGAGCTGTGTGAACTCGGCTTCTATCAGATCGACGCGACCGAAGCCGGACGCGACCTCTTCGAGGGCACCAGCCATTTCTACGAGGCACATTACGAAGGCATCTTCCGGCTGCCGGACAACGCTGTGCTGCTGGCGCGCGGAAACCAGTTTCCGGTGCAGGCGTTCCGCATTGGCGACCACGCTTACGGCACGCAGTTCCATCCCGATGTCGCGCTCGAAAAGCTGACCCGCGAGTTCCTGGAGAACGATCCCTACATCGACTTCTTTGGCGCTCAGAGCGTCGAGGAGCAGCTGCGTCTGGCCGCGGTCTATGAGGACTCGATCCAGGCCTGGACGGAACGGTTCATCGACACCTGGGTCGGTTCGGCTTGCAGCGAAGCGGAGGCGGCGTAA